The nucleotide sequence GGCGAGTCACTCACCAGCGAGGAGCTCCAGGCCAGCGGCTTCCACCCCAGGGAGGCCATTCTCCTGTCCTTCGACGGAGACCCCCGCTTCGGCGCGCTCATGATCACCGACACCCCGGGAGCCTGCGCCCGGTTCCAGCAGGGCAAGCTGGCCCGGTGGGAGAAGGGCATCACCTTCGAGCTGGGCAAGGCGGATGGCTACACGGAGGACCAGATGGAGGCGAATGCCCTCCCGCTCGACGCGGGCTTCTACAAGGTCGTCCACCACGACGACACCTCGTCGGGTCCCTTCCAGGACCGCTGGACCATCGTCTTCACCACCGAGCGTGACGGCGCGTGCAACAACACGAGCACCCTCGGCTCCGCCCTGAATGGCGGCGTCTACCTCCACTCGCTCGACATGAGCACCGGCGGAGGAGGCGAGGGTGCGTACTACGTGTCCTTCTCTTCGCAGCAGCAGCGCTTCGGCGTCCTCGAAGCCACTCGCTGCATGATCGACATCGAAGAGCTTCCGCCCGAGTTCATCTGCGAGTAGCCGCTGAGACTTCGCCCCCGGACGTCGGTGGTCCGGGGGACGAAGCCCGTGTCAGCCGGGGCCGGAAGGTGTACGGCTCCCCACGCCGAGTCCCCATCCCAGCAGGGCCACGTCCTGCCCCCATGGCGCAACCAGCTGAACGCCCACCGACAGCGCACCGAGCGGACGCGGAAGGCACAGCGTCGGCGCGCCCAGCAGACTCCACGGCGCGGTGATGCGCAGCACCGCGCGCCGCACCGGCAGCGCTCCTTCCGCGACGTCGACTTCTTCCTGGTCGAACCGTGGCGCCACGTCCGGCACCGCGGGGCCGAGCAGGATGTCCACCTCGTTGAACAGCGCCCCCAGGCGCGTGCGGTACGCCTCCCGCCGGGCGCGCGCGGCGGCCACGTCCGCTTCACTCAGCGCCGCGCCCGCGCGCAGGTTCGTCTCCGTGGCGGCGATGAAGCCTGGCGCTTCGCTCTTCAAGGCCAGCGCATGCACCGCCGCCGCCTCACTCAACACGATGGGGGTGTACGCATCCATGACGTCGGGGAAGGACACCCGTGAGACTCGCGCGCCGAGCGCCGCAAGCCTCGCTGCCTCCGCCTCCACCACGGCCCAGACGCCCGGGGTGACCCAGGCGGAGACGTCCCACACGCCCACGCGCACGCCGGCCCACTCCCGCGGAGCCACGGCCTCGCTCGTCAAGGCGCTGTGCACGCGAACCACTCCGCGCACGTCCCGCGCGAGCGGGCCCGTGTGGTCGCAGGTGGAGCTGAGCGGCAGGACGCCCTCGGTGGGCCACGCGGCGCTGCCCTTCGTGGGCTTGAAGCCCACCACACCGCACCACGCCGCTGGCACGCGGATGCTGCCCCCCGTATCCGTGCCGAGCGCGAAGTCCACCTCGCCCGTCGCGACGCTCACGGCCGCACCGCCGCTGGAGCCACCCGCCACCCGCGTCGTGTCCAGCGGGTTGCGCGTTCCGCCGAAGGCATTCGCACCGGTGATGCCGAGCGCCACCTCGTGCAGGTGCGTCTTGCCGAGGAGCGTCGCCCCGAGCCCCAGGAGGCGGGCCACCAGCGGACTGGCACCCACTTCGGGCAGGACGGCCCGTGAGCTGCCCCGGAGCGGCCAGCCCGGCACCCCGTACAGGTCCTTCGCGCTGAACGTCAGGCCCGCGAGCGGCCCTTCCGCCGCGCCACGAAGGGGAGCATCCGGGCGGTACGCCCACGCCCCGTGAGGATCCATCGTCATGCCCGGAGTGTACCGGACGCGGTGGGGAAGGCCGCCCCCTGAAGCCATGCGCCCCTCGACTCGCCGACGTCTTGCATCGGAGCGCGTCCTCGCTGAGCATCCACCCGTGTCTTCGCGTCCCTTCGAGCCGTTCCGCTGCTCTCACGCGTCCCCGGTGGACTGGCCTTGAGCGCAGGCACGGGTTCCCCTCCGCGTCGCGTCCTGGCCGACGTCTTCGCACGCACGCGCATCCATGATGGAGCGCTCGTGCTCGGCGCCGCGCTGTCCACCGCGTTGCTTGCGCAGGTCGCCATCACGGTGCCGGGCTCCCCGGTGCCCATCACGGGCCAGACGCTCGCCGTCGTCTTCACGGCCGCCGCGCTCGGACCCGTGCGCGGCGTGGCCGGGCAGCTCGCCTACCTCCTGCTCGGCGTGGTGGGACTGCCGTTCTTCTCCAAGGGGGCCAGCGGCCTGGCGCCGGTGCTCGGGCCGACGGGCGGCTACCTGGTGGGCTTCCTCCCCGCGGCCTTCCTCGTGGGGCTCGCGGCGCGGCACGGCTTCGACCGGCTGCCGTGGAAGGCGGTACCGCTCTTCTTCGCGGGCCAGCTCGTCATCCTGGCCATCGGCGTGCCCTGGCTCTGCGTAGCGGCCTCACTCGACTTCTCCACGGCCCTCCAGAAGGGCTTCCTGCCCTTCCTCCCCGGTGGGGCCCTCAAGGCAGCCATCGCAGGCCTGGGGATGCCCCTCGCCTGGAGGCTCGTGAGGACTCGCGAGCCATGAAGGTGCGTGTGCTTCGGTGGCGCCTTGGTGTAGAGGCGGCCCGCTCGCCTGGATACCGGGCTGGCATGGAAGCGGGAGGAGGGCGCTGGTGGTAGAAGCAAGGCGGATGAGCGCTTCCGACGCGCTGGTGCGTTCCGTCGCACTCGCGCGCACCCAAAGTGATTCCGATGGGGCCGTCGCTGATGCCGAGCGGCGGCTGCTCGCATTGCTCGACGAGATCTCCGCCCTCGACCTGGAGGTGGAGACCCTTGCCTCGGAGCTGGCCGCGTTCTCCGCGCGCTACGAGCGTGAGCTGTCGGCCGCCTTTGCCCGACTCGAGCGGCATGAGCGCGTGGTTCGACGACTCCAGGCCCTGCAGGACGAGCTGGTGCGGCTCGACGCCGAGCTGCGCACGCCGAAGCCGCCTGTGCGCAAGTCGCGCAAGCCCACACGGTCGCATCGGCTCTTGAGGGACGCGGCGGAGGACGAGACGGAAGGCGAGCGCCCCTGGACGCCCGGCGCCACGCTCGACGACGAGGTGCCCGAGCCGCTCCCGCCCCCTCCGGACCTCGCTTCCGAGGCGCAGAGCCTCAAGCGGCTCTATCGCAAGCTCGCGCGACTGCTCCACCCGGACCTCGCCCGAACGGAGGAGGAGCGGCATCGGCTCCACCAGCTGATGATCCAGGTCAACCTCGCCTTCGAGAAGGGTGACCGGACCGCGCTGGAGCTCTTCCTCGTTCGCGTGGACCGGGGCGAGATGCTCGACGCGGCGGTGTCCGTGGACGAGCGGCTCTCGCACCTGGAGAAGCGCATCACCGCCCTGGCACCCGTGCGCCGCTCGCTGCTCGCGGACCTTGGCCGCCTGCGCGAGTCGTCCACCTTTCGTCTCCATGCCGAATGGACGGGGCTCCAGGAGCTGGGCCGCGACTACTTCCAGGAGACCCTCACCGAGCTCGCCGAGGACGCCGAGCGCACGATGCGCGACGCCCTGGCGCGCATGGGCCGGCTCGACCGGGCGGCCCGGGAGCTGACCGCGTTGAAGCAATCGCTCACCGAAGCGAAGCCCGAAGGGGCGCTGCGCACCTTCGACCCCATTCTCGAGAGCCCTCTCGTGCGCAAGGGCGCGGAGCGTCTCGAGCGCCAGCGGGCCTCGTCCCAGGCCCGCACGCTCGCGCAGACGCTGGAGGAGGCGGTGGAGCAGGCGCCGTGGGAGGCCACGCTGGTGTTGATGGCCTTCTTCGCCGAGCGCGCGGGGCGTCCCCCCGACGCGCTCTCCAGCCAGGAGGGCTGGGCCGCGCGCTACGCCGCCGTGGCCGCGGCGTGGCCGGAGGCCCCCTCCTTCGAGGAGCTGCTCACCCGGCTGCCGCCTCCGCTCGAGCTCGGGCTCCGCTTCCAGGGCGGGAAGGTGCGCTTCGGGCTCCAGCTCAAGTCGGTCGAGCTGCTCGCCGGTGTGCCCATCGCGCTCGAGCGCCGCACCGTGGCGATACTGGCGCAGCGCGTGCTCGCGCACCTCGGCCCGCGTGAGCAGTGCAAGGGCTGTGGCGCGGGCGTCTTCCTCGTCCACCTGCTGCGCACCCGGGGCCTGGATGAGCTCAACGGGCTGATGTGCCCGGCCTGCGGCCACGTCGCCAAGAGCTACTTCCTCTTCAACTGGTCCGAGGGCCAGGAGGCGCTCCTGCCCTTCGCCCTGAAGGTCGGCCTCGTCGACGAGGTGGTGGTGAAGCTCGCGGGCAAGGGCATTGCCTTCCAGCTCCTGCCCGTGTCGCGCGAGGCGCTGACGGTCGGCGCGCTCAAGCAGCTCTTCTCGGACCTGTACCTCAAGCCGTACGGCATCGCGGCGGAGCACGCGGACCTGGTGGTGAAGCAGGGGACACGCGTGCTGAAGGACGAGGCCCGGGTCGAGGCCCCCGTGCTGACGCTCGGCATCCGCAAGGCGGACCGGGACTCGCTCGCGTCCGAGCTGGCCGAGGGCGAGCGGGAGCTGGTGGCGCTGCTGCGCTCGCGAATCGAGCGCCGCTTCCGTCCGGGCTAGCGCTAGGCTCTCGGGCCATGACCGACCCGAAGAGCAAGAACGACACCGGCCGTTTCGTCTGGTACGAGCTCCTCTCGACCGATCCACAAGGCGCGCTCGGCTTCTATCCCGAGGTCGTGGGCTGGACGCCCCAGGCGGCAGAAGGCGGCGGTGACTACCGGATGTGGGTCGCCAGCCAGGGCCCTCTCGGCGGCGTGGCCGCGTTGCCCGAGCCGGCGAAGAAGCTGGGCGTGCCGTCCTACTGGCAGGCGAACGTGCAGGTCGCGAACGTCGAGGAGACGATGGCGGAGGTGAAGCGCCTGGGCGGCCAGGTCCTGGTGAACCAGGACGTTCCCGCCGTGGGGCGCTTCGCGGTGATTGCGGATCCGCAGGGGGCGGTCATCGCGGTCTTCACGCCCGCCACGGACATGCCGTCGCACGACGTCACGAAGCAGGGCGAGTTCTCGTGGCACGAGCTGTACACGACCGACCAGGAGGCTGCGTTCACCTTCTATGAGCGCATCGCCGGCTGGGAGCGCCTCGGGGAGTTCGACCTGGGCCCGATGGGCAAGTACCTGCTGTGGGGCCGCAACGGCAAGCAGCTCGGCGGCATGATGACCCTGCCGAAGGGGATGAAGACACCCGATGGCCGCGACGTGCCGCCGTCGTGGATGTTCTACATCACGGTCGAGGACCTGGACGCCGCGCTCGCCCGCGCGACGGCGAAGGGGGCGCGCGTGCTCAACGGTCCGATGGAAGTCCCCGGAGGCCAGCGCATCGTGCAGCTCATGGATCCGCAGGGCGCCGCGTTCGCGCTCACCACTCCGCCAACGTCGCGGTGAGGGTGCCTGGGAGAGGCGCCTGACTCAACACATCCATCCAATAGAGGAGACCAAAGAATGGCCAGTGCCAACAGCAACAAGAAGAAGTTGTCGGCAGCGCAACGTGACGAGCTGCTCGGGGTGTTGAAGGCCCGGTTCGAGAAGAACATGAGCCGCCACAAAGGTCTCGAGTGGGCCAAGGTACAAGCAAGGCTCGAGGCCAATCCCGAGAAGCTGTGGTCGCTCAATGAGATGGAAAGAACCGGCGGCGAGCCGGATGTCGTGGGTCACGACAAGAAGACGGGCGAATACAGCTTCTATGATTGTTCAGAGGAAAGTCCCAAAGGTCGCAGAAGTGTCTGCTTCGACCGCGAGGGGCTGGAATCCAGGAAGGAAAACAGACCGGAAAACAGCGCCATGGACATGGCTGCTGCCATGGGCATCGAGCTCTTGTCGGAAGAGCAATATCGGGAGCTGCAGAAGCTTGGAGAGTTCGATGCGAAGACATCGAGCTGGGTGAAGACGCCTGCTGATATCAGGAAGCTCGGCGGTGCGCTCTTCTGCGATTTCCGCTACGGCAATGTCTTCGTGTATCACAACGGTGCACAGTCTTATTATGGCGCCAGGGCGTTCCGTGGCTCGCTACGGGTCTGACTTCCTTTCAGGGGCGCGTCATCCGAGGACGCGACGGGCGCGCCAGTACGAGGTGTCCTACCTCATGAAGCTTACGGGATGGATCGCCTCGGTCGTCACGAAGGGAGACTGGGCGCCCGAGGCGATGAGCCGTGCGTAGCGCTCACGAAGCTCGAGGTCGCGGGGGCTCGTCAGGCTGTCCGCGGCCTCGATGAACTCCGACACGCTGTCCCTCGACGCCACCGGGGGCGAACCCTCTGCGTGGACGATGGCGACGCTGGACAGGTCATGCTCCAGCAGGAGCCAGTCCTGCATCCGCGTCACCTCGACCGGGTCGGGAGTGATACCCCCTCCGAACCGGACGAGCTGCTTGACGTGCGAGTGGAGGGCCAGCGCCGCCAGGATGTTCACCGGGAAGAGCGCCAGGGTGCCCCAGACGAGCCACTTGCGCCAGGACCGTCCCCGCCCGAAGGGCAGCAGCCCCAGGGGCAGCAGCACCAGCGGCAGCGCGGCGAGCAACGCCGTACCGCCGTTGAGCAGCTTCCAGTATCGCTCGGCCGTGTAGACGCGCAGGGACTTGAGCACGTGCTCGGTCTGCCTGATGACGGGGGAGCCTTGCACCGCCGTCACGATGAAGTGGGCCGTGCAGCCCACCTGTGCGTTCGTGGCCGCGAACAGGTGGGTGCTCGTGGTGCCGAAGGAGGTGATGGAGGCTGGCGTCACCAGGTCCTCCCGCCTCCAGGCGCCCCCCTGGGAGTGGAGGAGGAGGCCGTTGTCTCCGCCCAACCACACCTCGTTGTCCCGCACGGCCACCGCTCGGAGGGTGCCCGTGACGCCCGTGGGAATGGACTGCCAGGCCGACCCATCGAAGTAGAGCGCGGTGCCGCGGGTCCCCACGGCCCACGCGGTATCCGGCGAGACGGCCCTCACCGCGATGAGCCCCTCGGTGGTGCCCGTCTCCACCCGGCGCCAACGGGCTCCATCGAAGTGGAGCGCGACGCCGCCTCCCCCGACGGCCCAGATGTTCTCCGGGCCAGTGCCGTCAATCGACAGCAGCGGAGCCTGCGTGGACGGAGTGGTGAGGGCCACCCAGCTTTCATACGGAGTCCGCTGGAAGATGCGCCCGTCCCGTCCCACCCCGAAGACCGTCCCCGCGCCGCGCTCCCTCCAGAGCGAGTAGAGCTCCGGCTGCACGCCGCCTTCGGACTCCTCCGCGCCGGTCCGTCGACGAGGGCCCTGCGGGAGAGGGGAGGGCGTCCCCGGATCCGCCGGGAGCGCGAGCAGCACTTCGTCCGGGGAGAGCGGCAGGGCGGCGGCGCCGAGGACCTCGTGGAAGGTGACATTCGGGCGGGGTTGGAAGTAGCGGCCATCCCATTGATAGGTCATTCCATGGCTCGAGATGAGCCAGGGGCTGCGCACTTCGCTGTCGACGAACCACGGGTACGCGACGCTGTCGTCGACGTCCCAGCGGCTGCTGTCGCCGGGCCCTCTCATCTCCTGCCAGGCTCCCCGGTTGAAGCTGAAGAGCATGGGGGCCTCCTCCAGGCAGATACGGCGGGGCTCGGGCCGATAGGTGGGCTGGATGAGCGCGAGCTCCTCGAGGGTGAACCCGTTCTCCCGGGCCCACTGGCCCAGCGCCGGCGAGTCGAGCGTGGGCAGCCGCGCCAGCAGGTGCTCTCTCGCAATCTGGTGGGCCAGCTCCGGTGCCCCGCCCTGGAGGAGGAGGTGGCCCACGGCGCACGCGGTGCCATGCTCGTCGATGAAGACCGGCGTGGGCTCGCAGGTGACGTGGTTGTGAGGGAACCGGCCCGCCACGCGATACGCGTGGAGGTTGCGCAGGTGCAGCGCCCGGCGCTCTCGCTGGACGGACGTCAGGTGCGACACGTCCCGCGAGCGAAGGAAGGTCTCCACGCCCGACAGCCACCGCTGGATACGGAGCGTCTCACGCGGGTCCTCGCGGTGGCCACGGGGGGCTGCTCCGGCCACCGAGGCGCAGAGCAGCCAGAGGCAGACAGAGAAGGTGCGCGTCATGACCCCGGATTAAAGCCCGGGACGCTCCCGGGCGCCATCCGCCAGGGGACGGGCGGCAGGCCTCCGCCCTGTGTCTGTCATTCGCCGCCCCTCGCGCCGTTCCGTCTCACGGGCTCAGGAACACGTTGACGACTGGGTCGTTGCCGCCGTTCCAGCCCAGCACACCCACGTACATGCCCCGGCGGCCTCCGGGGTCGGACATCGCGTCGAAGCCGGACGGGCAGGGGCTGCTGCCGCACAGCCAGCCGTGGAAGAAGATGCGCTGCCCGGTGTCGATTGCCGCCGCGATGTCCGCGCCACCGGGGCCGCACACGCCATCCGTGCTTCCAGGCGTGATGAGCGGGTGCTGGGCAACGCTGTTGAAGGCATTGGCGGCCAGGCTGGGCGCCCGCATCCAGATGGTCTCATAGCTGCACTTGTTGTACGGGCCGCGCGAGGCGAACAGGATGTAGGCGCCGCCGTGCCTCACGACGACAGGGTTCTCCACGATGCGGTCCGAGCGGAGCAGCTGCCGGCTGGTGGCATCACCGAGCACATGGGTGCCAGCCGCGTTGAGCCGGACGATGCGCAGGGACGACGGCAGCTGCTGCGTCTTGTAGAGCAGGTAGCGGGCGCCATCGTTGTCCTTGAAGCCGGAGGGGTCGATGACGCCAGCGGTCGCGATGGGGCGGTTCGGGACGGTGTCGTCGGCCGTGGGCGTGTCCGCCCGACCCGGGCACACCAGCGGTCCGCCGGGGACCGGGGTGAACGGCCCCAGGGGCGAAGTGCCGGTGGCCGCTCCGATGCATCGCTGGCCGCTGTCCAGCCCGGCGACAGGGGCGGCGAAGTATAGCACCCACTCGTTCGGGCCGATGCGCTCGAGGTCCGGTGCCCACATGCCACTGTGGGTGGCCCAGGAGGGTTTCTCATTGAGGGCCGGGCCCTCGCCCGTCCACGGGCCGGTGGCGATGTTGCCCTGGGCCGAGGGGACGTTGCTCCCGGTCGCCATGCCGTAGAACTGATCGTTGTTGTTGACCACGGAGGGGTCGGGGAAGCCATTGACGGGCGCGAAGACCGGCCGCGGAGGAGCGGCCCGGGCGGGAACGGCGCCTCCCAGGCACACGGCGAGGACGACGGCCGCGCTGGTGGCACGGCGGCGGAGTGGCTTCATGGGGTCTCCCGGGTGAGGTATCAGACGCGACTGCATTTCCTTGGAGGGACGCGCTTCCCCGGCATCTCACCGGAAATGGAAGATCGAATTCCTTTGAGATTCTTGCGGGGCAACGCCCTCCAGGGAGCATGCGGCCACGCGCCGGAAGAGGAGGTCTGCGAATGCGGTATGGGCTCGTTGCGGGAGGCGTATTGCTCCTGTTGCTGGCGCTCCTCGGGGTCGCCCTCTCACCTGGCGGCTTCGATGGAAGCAGCGCGTCCGCGCAGGCACGGGCCGCCGGCACCGGTTCGAGCGCCTCGGCGCTGGACCCGATGGCCCACGGGAGTGCCGTGCTGCACGGTCAGGTCCAGGACGCGCGGGGAGGGCCCGTGGCCGACGCCCGGGTGCTCGCCTTCGAGGAGGGGCCCGAGGAGACGCAGGAGGGACTGGAGCAGCGCGTGGCCTCGGGACTGCTGGAGGCGCCCGCGCGGGCCACCGCCACCACGGGCCCGGACGGAGCCTTCGCGCTGCGAGTCCCTGAGGGCCGCTACCACCTGCTGGCCGAGGTGCAGGGCCGCCCCGCCGCGCTCGCCCTGGCGGTGGAGCCGGGGCCTTCCGAGGTGTTCCTGGTGGTGGCGGACGGTGAGCGCCTGAAGGGCCGGGTGGTGGATGCGGTGGGCGGGGTGGCCCGGGCCCGCGTCACCGTGATGAGCCTGGCGCCCGTGCGGCCCCTGCGGGAGGTGGAGACCGACGAGACCGGCGCCTTCGAGGTGGAAGGGCTGCCCGCCCAGGCGCGCTATGGCGTGTGGGCCCGCGCGGAGGCGCACGGCGAGCGGGTGCTCGTCGTACCCGCGTCCCGGCCCGCCACCGTGCCGCTGCCCTGTGCGCTGCGCGTGGAGGGGCGCGTGCTCGAGCGCGGCGTCGCCGCGCCGGGGGCGCGGGTGAGGTTGCGCGCGGGAGACCTGGAAGCCCAGGCCGACAAGGCGGGGCGCTTCGTGCTGGAGGAGGTCGACTGTGGACGCGCCGAGCTGTACGCGGAGAGCGCCACGGGCGTGGGCCAGCGGGTGCTCGAGGCGCTGAGCGAGGACACGTCGGGGCTCGACCTCGAGCTGGAGGCGGCGGGTGGGCTCCTCGTGCGGGTGGTCTCGGCCTCGTCGGGACGGGAGCTTGCGGGCGCGAGCGTCCAGTCTCCCGCCTCACCGGAGGCGCGCTGGCGCGAGGAGGGGGCGGGCCACTTCCGGGCCGTGCCCCTGCTGCCGGGCTCCCACTCCCTCATCGTCCGTGCGCCGGGCCATGGGGCCGTGCAGCGGACCGTCACCGTGGACGCCGGGCCCGAGACGAAGGTCGAGATTGCGCTCCAGTCGGAGAGCGTGCTGGCGGGGCGGGTCCTGGGCCCCGAGGGGCTCGGGCTGGAGGGAGCGCGCATCCAGCTCACGGGGGCCGGACGCAGCGGGGCGGCGGAGCAGCGCACGGGCGCCGATGGGCGTTTCGAGGTACGTGAGCTCACGGGAGACACCTATGCCCTGCGCGTCGAGCGCCCGGGGTACCTCTCCGTGACGCGCGAGCTGAGGCTGCCACGGACCGAGCCGCTGGAGCTGACCCTGTTTCCCGCGGCGGCGCTGGACGTGAAGGTGCAAGGCGCGCGGGGAGCGCCCGTGGAGGCGGCGTCCGTCTCCCTCTCCCTGGTGGGAGAGGGGCGCGGCGAGACGGTGCGGGAGGAGGAAGTGGACGCTCAGGGCCGCGTCCACTTCGGGGGGCTCGTTCCGGGCAGCTACATCGTGCAGGCGCGTGCGCCCGGCCACATCACGTCAGCGCCCCTCCCGGTGGAGGCGTGGACCGAGGACGCCGCGCCCATCACCCTGGTGCTGCGCGAGGGCCTCACGCTGTCCGGCCGCGTCCGCGATGACCGGGGCATGCCGGTGAACGAGGCGGAGGTGGGCGTCCTGGAGGAGGGCACGGCCGTGAGCAGCGCCCGCACGGATGCCGAAGGCCGCTTCACCCTGTCGGGCCTCGTCCCGGGACGCCTCCGGCTGCGCGTGGAGAAGTTCGGCCATCGGACGCGGGACGCGGAGGTGCTGGTGCCCGCGTCGAGCGTGGAGCTGCTGCTCGAGGGCCCCGGGGCAGGGGACTGACTCGAGCAGCACGGGCGGCCTCGCTCGAGGCCCTCCTCAGGGCCGCAGCGCCGAGCGCTTCACGGTCCTGGTGGAGACGGTGACGCCCGCTCCGTTGATGCTCGACCGCCGCTGAGGGTTGTTGATGACCTTGAAGGTGACGGTGGGGTCATCCAGGTTCGTGTTGAACTCCATGATGCCGAAGCTGTACTCGGCCGGATCCGCGCCGACGCCAATGCCAGAAGAGGTGAGCTCCCACACCGTGTAGCCCACGCCGGGCGTGCGCGAGGTGAGCTGGCTCTTGTGGATGTCACCCGTCACGAAGAGCACCCCGCCAATCTTCTTGTCGGCGATGTGATTGAAGAGGGCCTGCCGCTGGTTTCCCCAGCATTCGCTGTTCAGGGTGGAGCCATTCACAATCACCTTGAAGGTCGCGGTCGACGCCGCCAGCGACGACTTCAGCCAGCTGAACTGGTCCGCGCCGTACATCTGCGGCGAGTATCCCGCGGGCATGGACCTGGGGCAGTCGCGTCCCCAGCGGTCATCCATCATGAAGAACTCCACGTCGCTCCAGGTGAACTTGTGGAAGATGCCGCCGCCCGCGAACGGCGGGTGGGGAAAGAGGGCCGCGTACGTGTCGCGGGCCACGTCCTTCTGGGCGAAGGTTCCGTCCTCGTCGTTCGGACCGTAGTCATGGTCATCCCAGACAGCGAACGTCGGGAACGCCCGGAAGACCCTGGCGAACTCCGGCACGTTGCGCTGCTGGAAGTACTTGAACCAGTAGTGCTCCTTGTTCGGGGGCGTCTGCGTCGTGTACATGTTGTCGCCCACGAGCAGCTGGATGTTGGCCTCTCCCGTGTCGAGCTGCTCGTGCATGATGTCGAACGAGGGCTGGCTCGGGTTCTTCTCGCCGTTCATGCAGGACGCGACGCCGACCTTGAAGCGTGCACCGGCATTCGGCTCGGTCTTGAAGCTGACGCCCCCGCGCTCCGCGGCCTGGCCCGCGACGAAGATTCGATAGTCGTACCGGGTGTTGGCCTTCAGTCCGTCCACCGTGCCCTTCCACGAGCGGAAGCCGCCTCCGCTTCCCGCCTCCGTCATGTCCGTCGTGGACACCCAGCAGGTCGCACAGGCGGACGCCTCCCGGGCTCGGAGGACCAG is from Pyxidicoccus xibeiensis and encodes:
- a CDS encoding amidase, which encodes MTMDPHGAWAYRPDAPLRGAAEGPLAGLTFSAKDLYGVPGWPLRGSSRAVLPEVGASPLVARLLGLGATLLGKTHLHEVALGITGANAFGGTRNPLDTTRVAGGSSGGAAVSVATGEVDFALGTDTGGSIRVPAAWCGVVGFKPTKGSAAWPTEGVLPLSSTCDHTGPLARDVRGVVRVHSALTSEAVAPREWAGVRVGVWDVSAWVTPGVWAVVEAEAARLAALGARVSRVSFPDVMDAYTPIVLSEAAAVHALALKSEAPGFIAATETNLRAGAALSEADVAAARARREAYRTRLGALFNEVDILLGPAVPDVAPRFDQEEVDVAEGALPVRRAVLRITAPWSLLGAPTLCLPRPLGALSVGVQLVAPWGQDVALLGWGLGVGSRTPSGPG
- a CDS encoding biotin transporter BioY — translated: MSAGTGSPPRRVLADVFARTRIHDGALVLGAALSTALLAQVAITVPGSPVPITGQTLAVVFTAAALGPVRGVAGQLAYLLLGVVGLPFFSKGASGLAPVLGPTGGYLVGFLPAAFLVGLAARHGFDRLPWKAVPLFFAGQLVILAIGVPWLCVAASLDFSTALQKGFLPFLPGGALKAAIAGLGMPLAWRLVRTREP
- a CDS encoding coiled-coil domain-containing protein, with the translated sequence MSASDALVRSVALARTQSDSDGAVADAERRLLALLDEISALDLEVETLASELAAFSARYERELSAAFARLERHERVVRRLQALQDELVRLDAELRTPKPPVRKSRKPTRSHRLLRDAAEDETEGERPWTPGATLDDEVPEPLPPPPDLASEAQSLKRLYRKLARLLHPDLARTEEERHRLHQLMIQVNLAFEKGDRTALELFLVRVDRGEMLDAAVSVDERLSHLEKRITALAPVRRSLLADLGRLRESSTFRLHAEWTGLQELGRDYFQETLTELAEDAERTMRDALARMGRLDRAARELTALKQSLTEAKPEGALRTFDPILESPLVRKGAERLERQRASSQARTLAQTLEEAVEQAPWEATLVLMAFFAERAGRPPDALSSQEGWAARYAAVAAAWPEAPSFEELLTRLPPPLELGLRFQGGKVRFGLQLKSVELLAGVPIALERRTVAILAQRVLAHLGPREQCKGCGAGVFLVHLLRTRGLDELNGLMCPACGHVAKSYFLFNWSEGQEALLPFALKVGLVDEVVVKLAGKGIAFQLLPVSREALTVGALKQLFSDLYLKPYGIAAEHADLVVKQGTRVLKDEARVEAPVLTLGIRKADRDSLASELAEGERELVALLRSRIERRFRPG
- a CDS encoding VOC family protein, which produces MTDPKSKNDTGRFVWYELLSTDPQGALGFYPEVVGWTPQAAEGGGDYRMWVASQGPLGGVAALPEPAKKLGVPSYWQANVQVANVEETMAEVKRLGGQVLVNQDVPAVGRFAVIADPQGAVIAVFTPATDMPSHDVTKQGEFSWHELYTTDQEAAFTFYERIAGWERLGEFDLGPMGKYLLWGRNGKQLGGMMTLPKGMKTPDGRDVPPSWMFYITVEDLDAALARATAKGARVLNGPMEVPGGQRIVQLMDPQGAAFALTTPPTSR
- a CDS encoding DUF4256 domain-containing protein — encoded protein: MASANSNKKKLSAAQRDELLGVLKARFEKNMSRHKGLEWAKVQARLEANPEKLWSLNEMERTGGEPDVVGHDKKTGEYSFYDCSEESPKGRRSVCFDREGLESRKENRPENSAMDMAAAMGIELLSEEQYRELQKLGEFDAKTSSWVKTPADIRKLGGALFCDFRYGNVFVYHNGAQSYYGARAFRGSLRV
- a CDS encoding WD40/YVTN/BNR-like repeat-containing protein, which gives rise to MTRTFSVCLWLLCASVAGAAPRGHREDPRETLRIQRWLSGVETFLRSRDVSHLTSVQRERRALHLRNLHAYRVAGRFPHNHVTCEPTPVFIDEHGTACAVGHLLLQGGAPELAHQIAREHLLARLPTLDSPALGQWARENGFTLEELALIQPTYRPEPRRICLEEAPMLFSFNRGAWQEMRGPGDSSRWDVDDSVAYPWFVDSEVRSPWLISSHGMTYQWDGRYFQPRPNVTFHEVLGAAALPLSPDEVLLALPADPGTPSPLPQGPRRRTGAEESEGGVQPELYSLWRERGAGTVFGVGRDGRIFQRTPYESWVALTTPSTQAPLLSIDGTGPENIWAVGGGGVALHFDGARWRRVETGTTEGLIAVRAVSPDTAWAVGTRGTALYFDGSAWQSIPTGVTGTLRAVAVRDNEVWLGGDNGLLLHSQGGAWRREDLVTPASITSFGTTSTHLFAATNAQVGCTAHFIVTAVQGSPVIRQTEHVLKSLRVYTAERYWKLLNGGTALLAALPLVLLPLGLLPFGRGRSWRKWLVWGTLALFPVNILAALALHSHVKQLVRFGGGITPDPVEVTRMQDWLLLEHDLSSVAIVHAEGSPPVASRDSVSEFIEAADSLTSPRDLELRERYARLIASGAQSPFVTTEAIHPVSFMR
- a CDS encoding glycoside hydrolase family 43 protein — protein: MKPLRRRATSAAVVLAVCLGGAVPARAAPPRPVFAPVNGFPDPSVVNNNDQFYGMATGSNVPSAQGNIATGPWTGEGPALNEKPSWATHSGMWAPDLERIGPNEWVLYFAAPVAGLDSGQRCIGAATGTSPLGPFTPVPGGPLVCPGRADTPTADDTVPNRPIATAGVIDPSGFKDNDGARYLLYKTQQLPSSLRIVRLNAAGTHVLGDATSRQLLRSDRIVENPVVVRHGGAYILFASRGPYNKCSYETIWMRAPSLAANAFNSVAQHPLITPGSTDGVCGPGGADIAAAIDTGQRIFFHGWLCGSSPCPSGFDAMSDPGGRRGMYVGVLGWNGGNDPVVNVFLSP